The following proteins are co-located in the Colius striatus isolate bColStr4 chromosome 6, bColStr4.1.hap1, whole genome shotgun sequence genome:
- the DLST gene encoding dihydrolipoyllysine-residue succinyltransferase component of 2-oxoglutarate dehydrogenase complex, mitochondrial isoform X1, whose translation MLLLWRSRCLGRALGRSLRAFRQGNCTLARCSLSGVAGSQGLAYTNSRNLIVNSSSVFTVRCFRTTAVRRDDVVTVNTPAFAESVTEGDVRWEKAVGDTVAEDEVVCEIETDKTSVQVPAPAAGVIEALLVPDGGKVEGGTPLFKLRKTGAAPAKAKPAAAPPPPAAPEPVAAVAPPPAAAPIPTTMPPVPPVSAQPIDSKPVSAVKPAAAPAAAPPGEAVPTKGARSEHRVKMNRMRQRIAQRLKEAQNTCAMLTTFNEIDMSNIREMRAVHKDPFLKKHNLKLGFMSAFVKAAAFALQDQPVVNAVIDDTTKEIVYRDYVDISVAVATPRGLVVPVVRNVENMNFADIERAIYELGEKARKNELAIEDMDGGTFTISNGGVFGSLFGTPIINPPQSAILGMHAIFDRPVAVGGKVEVRPMMYVALTYDHRLIDGREAVTFLRKIKAAVEDPRVLLLDL comes from the exons atgctgctgctgtggcggTCGCGCTGCCTGGGCCGGGCGCTGGGCCGCTCGCTGCGCGCCTTCCGGCAG GGGAACTGTACTCTGGCAAGATGCTCTCTGTCTG GTGTGGCTGGGAGCCAGGGACTGGCTTACACCAACAGCAGGAACCTTAT agtAAATAGCTCCAGTGTCTTCACTGTCCGTTGCTTCAGAACCACTGCAGTACGTA GGGATGACGTGGTTACGGTGAACACACCAGCCTTTGCAGAGTCAGTCACAGAAGGAGATGTCAGGTGGGAGAAAG CTGTTGGAGACACAGTGGCGGAAGATGAAGTGGTGTGTGAGATTGAAACAGACAAG ACATCAGTGCAAGTTCCAGCCCCGGCAGCTGGTGTGATTGAAGCCCTTCTGGTACCTGATGGTGGCAAAGTGGAAGGGGGGACACCTCTGTTCAAACTCAGGAAAACTGGAG CTGCCCCTGCCAAGGccaagccagcagcagctcctcctcctcctgcagcccctgaaCCTGTAGCTGCGGTTGCTcctccccctgcagcagcaccaatTCCCACTACCATGCCACCAGTGCCACCTGTGTCAGCTCAGCCCATTGACAGCAAACCCG TGTCTGCGGTGAAGccggctgcagccccagcagcagcccctcctgGGGAGGCAGTGCCCACCAAAGGTGCCAGATCAGAGCATAGG GTGAAAATGAATAGAATGCGTCAGCGTATTGCTCAGCGTCTGAAAGAGGCTCAGAATACTTGTGCCATGCTGACCACTTTCAATGAGATTGATATGAG CAACATCCGGGAAATGAGAGCTGTGCACAAGGATCCCTTCCTGAAAAAGCACAACCTGAAGCTGGGGTTCATGTCAGCGTTTGtgaaagctgcagcttttgccCTGCAGGACCAGCCCGTTGTGAATGCAG TGATTGATGACACGACCAAAGAGATTGTGTACAGGGACTATGTGGACATCAGTGTTGCTGTAGCAACTCCCCGG GGTCTTGTGGTCCCTGTTGTTAGGAATGTAGAAAACATGAACTTTGCTGATATAGAGCGTGCTATCTATGAACTGGGGGAGAAG GCAAGGAAGAATGAACTGGCCATTGAAGATATGGACGGCGGCACTTTCACAATCAGCAATGGAGGGGTTTTTGGGTCACTCTTCGGGACACCTATCATTAACCCACCCCAGTCTGCCATCTTGGGCATGCACGCCATCTTTGACAGGCCTGTGGCTGTGGGAGGCAAG GTGGAGGTGCGGCCCATGATGTACGTGGCGCTGACTTACGACCACCGGCTGATCGACGGCAGAGAGGCCGTGACCTTCCTGCGCAAGATCAAGGCGGCGGTGGAGGATCCGCGCGTCCTGCTGCTCGACCTGTAG
- the PROX2 gene encoding prospero homeobox protein 2, producing MIPYQFSISSVVSRQEEETMDVRTGSEQDRNWNSSGHGQGLKSEPCFQTDSLLPSPSMSLISQLLSHPIVGRSLDPTILFPSSQAVALPQDYEHSASPGEGVQALAFPRTRAPAPGPRSGNRTQLSHQHLQDQLSDQHLQAKRARVESIIQGMSLPPTPQAFGTGLEAAFGHERESGGEMPCEGKRKPKVPQQGLGLAGRVAATGSSPHGQGCQQLKEQLCLLEQQLKWLQEKFSQVCDSGDAAQAQEGAKKVHPLPGKPGDRGDRGSSAATSDMPKLPLWRSILEMHGPEKEEDGGDLGGLPSAARVLSQVLKHELAGVTSQAVDSVLKSLWPKAASHLLQQHRSLPVPETEARREYFAAGKCRKPPAKPPSTNTPGLLGSPHTEAPSGALGKSLGSPAGSFSSKTARKSTQASSMGYSLGSGAPAQENQLLSQLLGYSQHGLWDSGSYRSPSALERGPAEPLDLPWGTIKLRSSVVRQQQQHPLPLSSSDVESPGLLPVGRDGHGELQAAMDEAPFASTYISFGATGEMQEALTPGHLKKAKLMFFFTRYPSSTLLKTYFLDVQFSRCITSQLIKWFSNFREFYYIQVEKFARQAVLEGVVDASTLHVSRDSELFRALNMHYNKGNDFEVPGRFLEVASLTLREFFSAVRAGKDTDPSWKKPIYKIISKLDSDIPEGFKAASCSQELLRS from the exons ATGATTCCCTACCAGTTTAGCATCAGCTCTGTGGTGTCCAGGCAGGAAGAAGAGACGATGGATGTCAGGACTGGCTCTGAGCAGGACAGAAACTGGAACTCTTCAGGGCACGGGCAAGGACTGAAATCAGAGCCCTGTTTCCAGACTGACTCTCTCTTGCCTTCCCCCAGCATGTCCCTGATATCCCAACTCCTCAGCCACCCCATTGTTGGCAGGAGCCTGGATCCAACcatccttttcccttcctctcaaGCAGTGGCTCTGCCTCAGGACTATGAGCACAGTGCGTCTCCTGGGGAAGGAGTGCAAGCCCTGGCTTTCCCCAGGACCCGTGCCCCGGCTCCTGGGCCCCGTTCAGGCAACAGAACCCAGCTCTCCCATCAGCACCTACAGGACCAGCTCTCTGACCAGCACCTACAAGCCAAGCGGGCGAGAGTGGAGAGCATCATCCAAGGTATGAGCCTCCCACCAACCCCTCAGGCATTTGGCACCGGCTTGGAGGCAGCTTTTGGGCACGAGAGGGAGAGCGGTGGTGAGATGCCCTGTGAGGGCAAGAGGAAGCCAAAAGTACCCCAGCAGGGCTTGGGGTTGGCTGGGCGAGTGGCTGCCACTGGAAGCAGCCCCCATggccagggctgccagcagctgaaggagcagcTGTGCCTtttggagcagcagctgaagtggCTTCAGGAGAAGTTCTCCCAGGTCTGTGACTCTGGGGATGCTGCCCAGGCCCAGGAAGGTGCCAAGAAAGTGCATCCACTGCCTGGAAAGCCTGGAGACAGAGGGGAcaggggcagctctgctgccaccAGTGACATGCCCAAACTGCCTCTCTGGAGGAGCATCTTGGAGATGCACgggccagagaaggaggaggatggaggTGACCTAGGTGGCCTGCCCTCGGCAGCAAGGGTCCTCTCACAGGTGCTGAAGCATGAGCTGGCTGGGGTGACGTCCCAGGCGGTGGACTCTGTCCTGAAGAGCCTCTGGCCGAAGGCAGCCAGccacctcctgcagcagcatcGCAGCCTCCCGGTGCCGGAGACAGAGGCCAGAAGAGAGTATTTTGCTGCTGGGAAATGCAGAAAGCCACCTGCTAAACCACCTTCCACAAACACACCAGGCTTGCTGGGCTCGCCCCACACTGAGGCACCATCAGGAGCTTTGGGAAAGAGTCTGGGCTCTCCTGCTGGCTCCTTCAGTTCAAAGACAGCTAGAAAATCCACTCAGGCATCCAGTATGGGTTATTCTTTGGGCTCAGGTGCCCCTGCCCAGGAAAACCAGCTGCTGAGCCAGCTACTGGGCTACAGCCAGCATGGTCTCTGGGACAGTGGCTCTTACAggagcccctctgctctggaaaGAGGTCCTGCAGAGCCTCTTGACTTGCCCTGGGGAACCATCAAACTGAGGTCATCAGTtgtgagacagcagcagcagcatcccctgccCCTGAGCTCTAGTGACGTAGAGagcccaggactgctgccaGTGGGCAGGGATGGCCACGgggagctgcaggctgcaaTGGATGAAGCACCGTTTGCCTCCACCTATATATCCTTTGGGGCAACTGGAGAG ATGCAGGAGGCACTAACACCTGGACACCTGAAGAAGGCCAAGCTGATGTTTTTCTTCACCCGCTACCCCAGCTCTACTCTGCTGAAGACCTACTTCCTTGATGTGCAG TTCAGCCGCTGCATCACCTCCCAGCTCATCAAGTGGTTCAGCAACTTTCGTGAGTTCTACTACATCCAGGTGGAGAAATTTGCCcggcaggccgtgctggagggTGTTGTGGACGCCAGCACCCTCCACGTCTCCCGGGACTCAGAGCTTTTCCGCGCCCTCAACATGCACTATAACAAGGGGAACGACTTTGAG GTGCCAGGCCGGTTCCTGGAGGTGGCCAGCCTGACGCTGCGGGAGTTCTTCAGCGCTGTCAGGGCCGGAAAGGACACCGACCCCTCTTGGAAGAAACCCATTTACAAAATCATTTCCAAACTGGACAGCGACATCCCTGAAGGGTTCAAAGCTgccagctgctcccaggagctgctccgCAGCTGA
- the DLST gene encoding dihydrolipoyllysine-residue succinyltransferase component of 2-oxoglutarate dehydrogenase complex, mitochondrial isoform X2 yields the protein MLLLWRSRCLGRALGRSLRAFRQGNCTLARCSLSGVAGSQGLAYTNSRNLIVNSSSVFTVRCFRTTAVRRDDVVTVNTPAFAESVTEGDVRWEKAVGDTVAEDEVVCEIETDKTSVQVPAPAAGVIEALLVPDGGKVEGGTPLFKLRKTGAAPAKAKPAAAPPPPAAPEPVAAVAPPPAAAPIPTTMPPVPPVSAQPIDSKPVSAVKPAAAPAAAPPGEAVPTKGARSEHRVKMNRMRQRIAQRLKEAQNTCAMLTTFNEIDMSNIREMRAVHKDPFLKKHNLKLGFMSAFVKAAAFALQDQPVVNAVIDDTTKEIVYRDYVDISVAVATPRGLVVPVVRNVENMNFADIERAIYELGEKARKNELAIEDMDGGTFTISNGGVFGSLFGTPIINPPQSAILGMHAIFDRPGGGHNLFTINMPDTGVRSSPQQLSLNHSPQTWIWMLPSCL from the exons atgctgctgctgtggcggTCGCGCTGCCTGGGCCGGGCGCTGGGCCGCTCGCTGCGCGCCTTCCGGCAG GGGAACTGTACTCTGGCAAGATGCTCTCTGTCTG GTGTGGCTGGGAGCCAGGGACTGGCTTACACCAACAGCAGGAACCTTAT agtAAATAGCTCCAGTGTCTTCACTGTCCGTTGCTTCAGAACCACTGCAGTACGTA GGGATGACGTGGTTACGGTGAACACACCAGCCTTTGCAGAGTCAGTCACAGAAGGAGATGTCAGGTGGGAGAAAG CTGTTGGAGACACAGTGGCGGAAGATGAAGTGGTGTGTGAGATTGAAACAGACAAG ACATCAGTGCAAGTTCCAGCCCCGGCAGCTGGTGTGATTGAAGCCCTTCTGGTACCTGATGGTGGCAAAGTGGAAGGGGGGACACCTCTGTTCAAACTCAGGAAAACTGGAG CTGCCCCTGCCAAGGccaagccagcagcagctcctcctcctcctgcagcccctgaaCCTGTAGCTGCGGTTGCTcctccccctgcagcagcaccaatTCCCACTACCATGCCACCAGTGCCACCTGTGTCAGCTCAGCCCATTGACAGCAAACCCG TGTCTGCGGTGAAGccggctgcagccccagcagcagcccctcctgGGGAGGCAGTGCCCACCAAAGGTGCCAGATCAGAGCATAGG GTGAAAATGAATAGAATGCGTCAGCGTATTGCTCAGCGTCTGAAAGAGGCTCAGAATACTTGTGCCATGCTGACCACTTTCAATGAGATTGATATGAG CAACATCCGGGAAATGAGAGCTGTGCACAAGGATCCCTTCCTGAAAAAGCACAACCTGAAGCTGGGGTTCATGTCAGCGTTTGtgaaagctgcagcttttgccCTGCAGGACCAGCCCGTTGTGAATGCAG TGATTGATGACACGACCAAAGAGATTGTGTACAGGGACTATGTGGACATCAGTGTTGCTGTAGCAACTCCCCGG GGTCTTGTGGTCCCTGTTGTTAGGAATGTAGAAAACATGAACTTTGCTGATATAGAGCGTGCTATCTATGAACTGGGGGAGAAG GCAAGGAAGAATGAACTGGCCATTGAAGATATGGACGGCGGCACTTTCACAATCAGCAATGGAGGGGTTTTTGGGTCACTCTTCGGGACACCTATCATTAACCCACCCCAGTCTGCCATCTTGGGCATGCACGCCATCTTTGACAGGCCT gggggaggacaCAACCTTTTCACCATTAACATGCCCGACACGGGGGTAAgaagcagcccccagcagctgtcCTTGAATCACAGCCCACAGACGTGGATCTGGatgctgccttcctgcctgtGA